TGCCTCATTAAATCATCTGACCTGTTGGATGCAGTTGGCATTCATGTCGCTCTCACTTCTGATACGAAAACATCCTCAGCACAGATGAGTAAGAGTCTTTGACCTTAGCATGTCCATAGGTGTGTGGCTAGGCCTGGAGCACTTCCTGTTAGTGTAATGTTTAATAAGCAGAGCTCAGCTGAACTCAAATTTGTGTTTACAGCCTCCAAGGACTGGCACCACGGGGGTCGCGATAACATCCTGTTGTGCACTGACTGCCGGATCCATTTTAAGAAGTACGGCGAACTACCCCCAATTGAGAAGCCTGTAGACCCGCCACCGTTTATGTTCAAACCTGTCAAAGAGGAAGACGATGGACTCAGCGGGAAGCATAGCATGAAGACTCGACGGAATCGTGGCTCGGTAAGAAACAAAACTTTGTTGCCTTTTAGTGCCGTTTTAACTGCATATAATGTGTGTTAGCATTGTTAGCCATGTTATATCCGATGTTTTGTTATTCGGTTCAGATGTCAACGCTACGAAGTGGCCGCAAGAAGCAAACTGCCAGCCCAGATGGCAGAGCCTCACCAACCAATGAGGATCTGCGGTCCAGCGGGCGAACCTCTCCCAGTGCGGCCAGCACCTCCAGCACTGACAGCAAGATTGACTCGATGAAGAAACCCAGCAAGGTTTGATCTACAGGACACAGACTATAGCAATCAAAATCACACTGAGCATCACAGGACCTTGTTTTCAGAGgaaacatgttttcattttgtcAAAACAGAAACCAAAGGAAGAGGCACCGTCGCCTATGAAGAGTGCCAAACGTCAGAGAGAGAAAGGAGCCTCGGACACAGAAGAGTCCGAGAGGGCAAGCACCAAGAAGTCTAAAACGCAGGTAAGTAACTCCTACTAAACAAGCAACCTAtgtaagaaaattattttgtgtaaagAAACAGAAACAGCTTGGACAgattttttctgttcttttctatGCTTCTAAATTCATGGTGCTGCATTAAGGATGGTTGTTTGAATACTTCTAAAGAACTAAGTTATAATGTGACTAAATTATTGTTAGCATGGAAATGTGGGATTTTTTTTGGAAGCAGAACGATCAacaagaggtttttttggaagaACAGTTCTCTATTAATCTAAAAGACATAATATACTTAGACTAAAGTTCACTGAATGGTTCATGGCAGTCTTATTTGAGTCCAGTGAAGACACTAGATTTTACagatgttttgtatttattttggccGTTGCCTATGGTAGCAATTTGATTGAACGATGGAgtgatttcatatttcatatcctTTAAATGTCAACCCAAGCCCTGTGATATATATTTGTTCTTGACCGTGACTCCACCCATTATCCGGTCATTATTAATTGCTGCTGATTGACCCTTCCTCCTCCCTTCCATCATCCACAGGAACGGCCAGACTCTCCCTCGGAGTGTGAGGGAGAGGGCGAGGGCGAGGGTGAGAGCTCGGATGGTCGCAGCGTAAATGACGACGGCAGCAGCGATCCCAAGGACATTGACCAGGACAACCGCAGCTCCTCTCCCAGCATCCCCAGCCCACGTGACAATGAGAGTGACTCTGACTCCTCAGCACAGCAGCATATCCTCCAGGGCCAGCACCCTCCAGTCATCCAGTGTCAGACAGGGGCTTTACCCTCCGCCCCGCCTCCTGCTGCTGTTGCAACCTCCACACCACCAACCTCAGTCGCGCCTTTGCTGTCCTCTCAGCCGTCCACATCCATCCCCCCTACATCCCTGCCTCCTCAGCAGATACCTCCAGCAGGTCCCCTGTCTCTTATCCAGTCAGGAGTGCAGAGGTTGCCCTCACCTCATTCCCCACTGCAAGGCCTGCCTCAACCACCTCCAGCCTCTCAAACTGGCCCTCAGTCCCTGCAGCCTCCACTACATGGCCCCATGCTGCCCATGGGCCACCCTCTGCAGGCAGGACCATCACACATGCCTCACCCTCACACTTTACCCACTCAGTCTTTCCCAATGGGTCAGTCTCAGGTCCCCTCATCAGCTCTCACAGGTCAAGCCACCACCCTATCTCAACAACAGCGACCTCATACCCCTCCATCCCAGTCGCAGTCCTCCTCACAGAGCTGCAGCCAGCCTcccagagagcagcctctcctgccCGCACCATTGCCTATGCCCCACATCAAACCTCCACCGACCACCCCTATCCCACAAATGCCAAACCCTCAATCACACAAGCATCCCAGCCACCCCCCATTCCCGCAGATGCCTTCCAACTTGCCCCCTCCGCCCGCCTTGAAGCCCCTCAGCTCTCTATCCACACATCACCCTCCCTCCGCCCATCCGCCACCACTTCAGCTCATGTCTCAAAACCAGCAGCTTCAGCCTCCACCAGTGCAGCCTCCAGTGCTAACCCAGTCCCAAAACCTTCCAGCAACAGGAAGTCAAGTTCCACCGCCAGCACCTCCGCTCCCTTCCTCTTCCTCCGCCTCGCACTCAGCGCCTTCTCAGCCTCCTTTCCCTCCTCATTCCTTCATGCCAGGCAGCTCGCCCGTCCTGTCACCTTTGGCCGTTTCCTCCTCTGTGTCAAGCTCAGTGGCTACGCTGCAGCAGCCACCCTCCTCCATATCCATGCCCCTGCCTGCATCAGTCACTGCACCCTGTCCGGGACCCTCCACTGTGCCACCTATACAAATTAAAGAAGAGCCTCTGGATGAGGCAGAGGAGCCAGAGAGTCCTCCACCACCACAGAGGAGCCCTTCACCTCCACCCACCATCGTCAACACTCCCAGTCATGCCAGCCAGTCAGCACGGTAACAATTTAGaacatatattaaacatattcatatttttattataaaaatatataaataataatgtattgttaCTATCATTGATATGaaaattagttttatttgattGTATCAAATTATGTTTGATTGCATTTTAGAATGgcatattgatttatattttggattgtagtaataaagctaaataaaaaataaaaatatttttttacatttattaaaattacatgTAACCATGTATAactatataataacaaaaaatactgtatgtgtgtgtatatatatttattatatatatatatatatatatatatatatatatatatatatatatatatatatatatatatatatatatataatataaatgaaaaaaatctaatcagTCATTTCtcctttaattataaataaaatttatttattacaattgtatattattaattatacacATTAGCGTGCTCTGTGCAAAATGTACTCGTTTAAAAGTTGTGTTAGCACTATTAATGTAGTGTTCTAATTAATCCTGCTTCGGCTCCTCTGCAGTCGTCAAGTGTGGACAGGACACAGATTAATGACTGCTTCATAGCACTGAAAGCCTCCATCAGAACATGAGCATGTCTTTGTAGAGCTGCTGTGGCCTTGTCCCTTGCAGTGAATAGCAATAAGCTCACTAATGCACAGAGAGAACAGCTCATTATGGAACTAGCAATTAAATAGACTGATTGATTGGCTCTTTTGCAGTATAAACGAGAGGACATGTCAGAAGTAATTTATTTGTCACAAAGTAATTGCATTGCTTTTCAAATGGCTGCAGATTCAGCCTGTGAAATGATTTCTGCACTTCCATAGCTTATGAGTCAAATAAGAAGAAGGGTTTCACACAGCAAAATCATTCTGACAGTATTCATTCTTAAAGCTCATGCTGATGGTCTTCCCGTCTATATCCTGTTTTACAGGTTCTATAAGCATCTGGACAGAGGCTACAACACATGTGCCAGAACAGACTTCTACTTCACACCACTGGCCTCATCAAAACTGGCAAAGAAGCGGGAGGAGGTGCTGGAGAAGGCCAAGAGGGAAGCGGAGCAGAAAGCACgagaagagaaagaaaaggagagggaacgagaaaaagaaagagaacgggaacgggagagagagaaggaggctGAGAGAGCTGCTGTAAGTTTTGGTCTAATGTGTTGGATAAAAGTTGAAACAAATTTATTTGATGATTTCTGCTAAAATTGTGCATTATCGATTGCTTGCTCCTAAATATCCTCTCTTTCTTTACAGAAAGCTTCCAGCTCTTCTCATGAGGGCCGAATGGGTGAACCCCCCATGGCAGGATCGGCTCATATGCGGACATCTTTTGATCCACCACCCACCACCATCGCCACTGTGCCCCCTTACATTGGCCCTGACACACCCGCCCTGCGCCAGCTCAGCGAATACGCTCGTCCCCACGTCATGTCTCCCACCAACCGCAACCATCCCTTCTTCGTCTCACTCAATCCCACAGACCCTCTCCTGGCATACCACATGCCTGGCCTGTACAACGCAGACCCCAGCATGCGGGAGCGTGAACTGCGTGAGCGAGAGATGCGAGAAAGAGAGATCCGCGAGAGGGAGATGAGAATGGAGAGGATGAAGCCAGGCTTCGAAGTCAAACCTCCAGAATTGGACGGCCTGCATCCTTCGGCCAACCCCATGGAGCACTTTGCCCGACATGGGCCCATTGGTCTCCCGCACATGGCTGGACCTCATCCATTTGCCTCCTTCCACCCGGGCCTGAATCCACTGGAGCGGGAACGGCTAGCACTGGCCGGGCCACAGCTACGGCCTGAGATGTCCTACCCCGACCGGTTGGCCGAGAGGCTACATGTCGAGAGAATGGTGGCTAACGACCCTATCGCACGGCTCCAGATGTTCAATGTGACGCCACACCACCATCAGCACTCGCACATCCATTCACACCTACACCTGCACCAACAGGACCCGCTGCACCAAGGTGAGGGACCTTTCACTCTATTGTTGTGTGCTGGTTTGTTGTATTAGGCCCACATGAAATCTCATGCATGCGTCTTGTTTCATGAAATATATTGGCTAATTTGTTTATGCGTTCAGCTGCAAATAAAAGTGCAGTACTCTTAGCTATGAGAACATACTTGTTAGAAACCATTAAAGAATTTCACAAATGATCATGCAAAAATAGCacaaaaatttgaaaaatgcTCACAGGTTCCATCTGGGCCACTGACGAtaatcttaagaaaaaaaatatatatacaatggCTTAATTTccaggctaaaaaaaaaatacttaaattagGGATGCATTGATATAAAAATCCTGGCaggtaattattttcatgttgtgaCCAATAAGTTGCTGatataaaaaatctatatattgtctaaattaaaaataaaacacagaaaagTTAATTAAGGTGGATTTAagcatcacaatattataataaaaagtatgaaatatatatatatatatttagtttttattttattttatttttttagatttactaaatattatattttaaaggggcaccactaatattaaaattttagcctatatcaataaaaatgtgttaatataaatgaaaaaaacacttaaacaatATTATAACGTACAGTATGATACATTATGAatagatatacatttttatatttgctaAAATACTGGCtgatacatttaacaaaaaacatcagTCGATGACCATATGAGGTTGACTTGTCATGCATCCCtactataaaatattattgcatgCTAGTCTTAAAAGCATgatgtttattttgaatgtaaCTGCTGTgaatagtgtgtgtgtttctatataATACAGACTGTGTACCATTACAAAAAGTTACTGACACGGCGAAGGTGGTGGTGAATGTCTTGTGTGTCCCCCAGGTTCTGGGGCACATCCGCTAGTAGACCCGCTGGCCGGCGGACCGCACCTTGCCCGGTTTCCCTACCCGCCCGGAGCCATCCCCAACCCCCTGCTCGGACAGCCCCCGCATGAACACGAGATGCTCCGGCACCCTGTGTTCGGTAAGACACATGCATGATCATCTCAAATCGTTCTAGCTTTTTGTCCAGGCATTAACTAATCAATCTTCCCGTGTCATCGGTAGGCTCGCCATATCCCAGAGATCTCCCAGGTGGGCTCCCACCACCCATGTCAGCGGCACACCAGCTGCAGGCCATGCATGCACAGTCTGCAGAGCTACAGAGACTGGCCATGGAGCAGCAGTGGCTACACGGTCATCACCACATGCACGGAGGCCCTCTGCCAGGACAGGAGGACTATTACAGGTCAGTCCTGCGGCATAAACTTGTGCTAGAatgtatatgtgcttcagacatCTGTCATAATAACGTACATCTCTCTTCTCTCACTATTTTCCAGCCGGCTGAAGAAGGAAAGTGACAAGCAGCTGTGATCTACCGTGGACTCCCAGAGGATCAGCAGGACACAGGAGGTCACAGCAGAACACTCACACACCGGAGCTCACGTGTCCCACGAACGTTTTTAGTTCAGTGGACTGACGGGGGTTGTCTGAGGAACCTTCTTTCTGTTGTCAGCTTTCTTCACTATTCCggacttttttttaaagactgttttttttggggggggttatATATCGTTCAAGTAGTGACAGCACCCTCAAGACTGATTGTGACTTTCCTGCATGAACATACTCTGAGAAGCTTCCCTGACGTCTTTTGTAGGTGCTAGAAAACCAGATACTTTGTCACTGTGCTAATTGGGGGGGAAACAAAGGAACAGAACAGTACGGCCATTATATCTGAAAAGTGCTATCTTAAattcaatgtttattttaatacattgtagGAGGTTTTCATAATGTTAAGAAAAGCTGCAGCATGGCGTTTTTTTGAGTCtgtaaatagtatataaatatatatatatacatatagaattatcactattattattataattattattaggtgTGGATTCCTAACAGAGTCGTTAGACCTccaatataataattttctgaaGTGTCATCCCTTGTTTCAGAGGGGAAGGAGATGGCACTGTTCGAGAAGGTAACCATCTCAGATGGTTCGGTTCATGGAATCGGGGTTCGCTGGACAGAATGGTACCGATTTTAGTCCAGACACCTCTAGAGATCAAAGCTCAGTTGacgctttatttttgtttgtttgttttgttccatATATATCGACAGTCTACAAAAAACACTCATGACATCATGACCATATTTTTTGCTCTCATGAGTTTTCAACTCAAACCATAAAAACACTTGAAGGAGGAGGATGTGCGGTGCCTCGTAAGTATTGGGGCAAGTAGCCCATTTAGAAAGAATAAATATTGCACTGATTAACCTCAGTTTTTGTTATTAAACTATAATTGGCTTTCTTATTGCTTTTTAAGTGTATTTCAAAAGCCCTTTGCTCTGCTTTCTGTGTACCAAAGTTGAATGGGATTCAGTTTTGCAACTGGCTAGTTCCTCAGTGCTTCGAGATTGCAAAACCAACCGGACTGCTTTTTAAGTAACAAAATGACATCTTGATGCACATTTTTTTACTTCTATATTTACACATTGTCCAAGGGTGCTGAAAAAGATGGCAATCCCCCCGGTTTATCTTCTGAAGTGGTCAGTTTCCCGACCTGCTGTACAGATTCATAGAACGAACCATTCTCACTGTGAAGCCTGGGGGACGAGGGTGGCTTGGATTGGAGTCTGTGtacctgtgtgtgcatgtgttggaGATGATGACCGTGTTTGAGCTTCTCTCTGCATTCCTGACACTGCATTATCTATGATGCATGATGCCTTTTCAGTTGCTCTCCATCAAGTCGAGGCTGTTTGATAGCAATCATCGACTGTTACATgcagtatttttgtttgtttttctccagaTCCATCAGAattcatgttaattttatttttttaagtgacacGCTACAAGTTCTTTTTTTACCTCTGTTGAGATCGTGTGTGGGCTTTTTTCAAGCTTACAGTTCAAAGTACAGTCAAAGCTTCTAGTACGGTTTTTAATACTCCccttcttgttaaaaaaaaaagccattgtgcATCCTTTAGAGTATGCATAGAAGCCAGTTTTTAGCAGTATATGCCCAAAGCTGATCACTTACTGTAATTCGAACGTCATATATCTTTTATTCTGTCTCAGATGTATACAGCATTTTCCTTTTGGTTCAAGCATTTTCTCCTTTTGTCCCTCTCTTGTGTCTTAAACCTTTGATGTTGAGTGTTGTCAATGGTTTAGCTTCTTGTTTCAAAGCGGCAATAGCAGAATGTACATTCTGACTGCTAAGATTTATATATACTGGTATCTTGAAGCTTATTGTATATATTAGTAGTCACCATGGGATGACACAGTGTAAACAAAAAAGTAGAGATAATTAAGACCGATTGTGAGTCCTGTGTTCTCCCCATTTgagtattttgtaatttttttgaaaaatttgtGGAGTTAAAATAAAACTAAGTTACACCACATGAAAACTTGATTTTAGTTGATGTCACTTTTTGTTATATGGCACGGGAAAAGTAAATGTTCATGCTGACAAAGTACTGGGTTGAAGTGTTTTCTGTCTTCAAACTAAGTCCTGGTCTTCAATGAAAGTTGGGTTGAGTGGTGGGTTTATGAGGGAATATAAAGATTATTGCTCACAAGTGTGTCGTGTTGACCATATCATGCATATTGTGCTGCTAAAGTAATGCTGTTCTCCCTCATTTTACAAGCACAATCATTCTGTGAGACAAGCTCATAAAGTGATTTCTGAGAATGGTTCCCTCAGTAACAAAAAATGGGGACCAAAGATGGCTTCTAATCCACAAGAATGCTCCCATTCATATACCATGCATTAAAATGTCTTAACATTGTTTGTATGTACAGTACGAGGTAAAACCAGACTGGATGTTTCAACACGACTCTGTgatcttgtctttttcttattgagatatatatatatatatatatatatatgtatatatatatatatgtatatatatatatgtatatatatatatgtatatatatatgtatatatatatgtatatatatgtatatatatatatatatatatatatatatatatatatatatatatatatatatatacgcatgtATTTACATTTGACCTTATTCATAgcattatactttatatatacatcactgagatttatacatatgtcagtttttactttattttttggcagcagaaatgtttgtaatttaaatataaaataggcTGTTTTGCTGCAATATAGGAAGGGAAGTACACATATATAAAGTGTGTCTACATTTCACAGTGCTTTTGTATTCACACAGTGCAGTGAACAGATGCTTACACATCCTCATAAAGTGAACCTAAAGGTCTTGCAGAAAAATTTTCAAATCTGTCAGTGTGTCTGTAATTTGTTCCTGTTTCTCTCTGGATAGCTTGAGGGGACGAGCGATCCGGTGTGAAGAAAAAAACTTGGAAGTGCTTCCCCTTCAAAGAGGCCATCTTGAAGAAGACAGAAACACTCAGTAATGATTTCTGTTCTCTCCCTGCGGTTGGCTGGTCCTCTTTATGTGGCTAGTGTTTAGTCAGTGGGTATTATTAGGCAGCTGTTGTTGCTGTACGTCGCCGAGTGTGGACTAAAAAGCTGCTCCCTCTGCTTAATGATATCCCGCTCTCACATTCCTGTCATAGCAGATCTCTCTTTCCTCGTGTGCTCTGCTGGACTAGATTTGGCCGGTCCTGTGCATTCCACACCCACACTACGCCAGCCGTGTGcacccgctctctctctcttttcacccTCCTCcctgtgtttttcatttaatcGTCCTTTTTTCTGTCCATGATGCTCTCTGTCTCTCAGCTGGATTACATTGTTATCCTCGGAGATTTATGAAATCTCCATTTCACACTTATCGTCTGTTGCAGCTGTCCACAGTCTCAAACATTTGCTTCGTGATCGTGTCAGTAAGAACTTAAGCCTCTTTGGGCCACCTGCAGGCTCTCATATGTACATTACGAACCTTGTGATCTTGTGTACTGATAGTTAAATGATTTTCATATCTGTAACAAGCAGCAAAGCGCCGCAGTGATATCAGTATATTTGATTGCATTAAGTTGTTAAACCtctaatatttttatatcaatcaAATTACTGCCTATTTGCggtgtattttttctttcttcaaaacCAAGTAAAGTGTTGCTGCGGTTTGAAGCATTATGCAGTATATTCTCATCATGTTCCTAAAGTTTTCATATTAAGTTTTCAAGAGTACGTTTTCATAGCTCATTTTATTACTATTCTAAATGTGTTTCTCACTTCTAATTCTCTTGATGAAACCGTAATCTTACTAAAAGCCTGTGTCAATTAGCGTTGGGTCATTACTTCAACAAAAGAAAGAGTGATTATCTTCTTATAACAGAGCTGATTGCTCTGAGGTGTGCTGATCATGTTGAGATGCACAGCGATGcagtttgaatatgaatattctCATGCCCCTAATGAAAGAGATGTTAAACCCATACTGTTAAGATGTTGGCCTGTGGTGGCCCAGAGGGGTTTGGGTGAAACCACATGTGGGAACTAGATGTTCTCTGGGGCCGTAGAGACTAGGAGCACCCTGACCTTGTGTGTAATGAGTGTCCTGTGATAGATCGGCATGCCAGTGCTCTCACTCGCCTCTCTGTGGGGCTGTCTGATTTCCCAGACACAGATAGATTgttctttgtttttcttcacaCCTACACAGTGCAATTAATCTTCCCCGAGTCCATCTCCGTGCCTGACTCCGGCATAGCAGATTTCTCTTGCACCGGTAGGTGATAAACTCACACGCCATGGGTAAATATACCACGGTCTGCTGAAATATCAGAAACAAGACGTTAAAATGCATCGCTCGTTTGGCCTCTTGCACTTTTtattatgagaataaaaaaatttaaaaagtgtaTTATTTATCTGTGCTCCAttgagtaagattttttttttttggtttaaaaatgtcaaaactcTACATCAACAGTCATCTTgcatcatcatttaaaaaatctgCTGAATTGCCAATTGTATGTTTTGCATTAACAGTGACAACATACTGTGGAACTTGAGGCTTGATTTCTTGCTCCTTTTGAGCCAATGCAAACAAAAGCAGGGTTTCAGTATTTTAAACCAGCAATTTCTGAGCATTAAATTAAAGAGGCAATGGAGAGCTGAGCCGCTGCCTCAAAAATGTATTCAGAATAAACATAACTGAAGTGACAAAGTTCACTTTGCTATCAGTTtgcatataatgtaaaatatgtagcATAGCATTACTGTTATTATGATCCCATCCAGTCATCATTTTTGTCatcaagtataattttttttttaactgggtaTCATTGATGTATTGTTACTACTATAGTTACTACTAGTGATGGTAATGTTGCagattcatattaatattattaatcttTATATATTATGTCAGTGGAGGAAGAATCctgcttttttttaaaggttgTATATAATCTGAAAGTTAATGCTCCATAATTAgttaccatttaaaaataaaaatatatatatatattattaaaacaatacatGTTTGTCTGTAGTGACAGTATTTTttgtaaattagttttaattagtattttgggttagtattttttttttttttttttttagtttgtagtgattttgtttattatttttcaatattactaataatttaatattactttaattttgtttagttcagttttaatttttagttAGTAATTTTGGTGCTTCAGCTT
This Carassius gibelio isolate Cgi1373 ecotype wild population from Czech Republic chromosome A23, carGib1.2-hapl.c, whole genome shotgun sequence DNA region includes the following protein-coding sequences:
- the LOC127945058 gene encoding arginine-glutamic acid dipeptide repeats protein isoform X1, producing the protein MTADKEKDKERERDRDRDREKRDKNRESESSRPRRSCTLEGGAKNYAESEHSEDDGNETPGATTAEDASKKGKKKLPKKKSRYERTENGEITSFITEDDIVYRAGDCVYIESRRPNTPYFICSIQDFKLSKRDHLLMNVKWYYRQSEVPDSVYQHLVQDRNNENDSGRELVITDPVVKSRELFISDYVDTYHAAALRGKCNISHFSDIFAAREFKARIDSFFYILGYNPETRRLNSTQGEIRVGPSHQAKLPELQPFPSPGGQTVTENEELVWMPGVNDCDLLMYLRAARSMAAFAGMCDGGSTEDGCIAASRDDTTLNALNTLHESSYDAGKALQRLVKKPVPKLIEKCWSEDEVKRFIKGLRQYGKNFFRIRKELLPNKETGELITFYYYWKKTPEAASCRAHRRHRRQPVFRRIKTRTASTPVNTPSRPPSSEFLDLSSASEDDFDSEDSEQELKGYACRHCFTTTSKDWHHGGRDNILLCTDCRIHFKKYGELPPIEKPVDPPPFMFKPVKEEDDGLSGKHSMKTRRNRGSMSTLRSGRKKQTASPDGRASPTNEDLRSSGRTSPSAASTSSTDSKIDSMKKPSKKPKEEAPSPMKSAKRQREKGASDTEESERASTKKSKTQERPDSPSECEGEGEGEGESSDGRSVNDDGSSDPKDIDQDNRSSSPSIPSPRDNESDSDSSAQQHILQGQHPPVIQCQTGALPSAPPPAAVATSTPPTSVAPLLSSQPSTSIPPTSLPPQQIPPAGPLSLIQSGVQRLPSPHSPLQGLPQPPPASQTGPQSLQPPLHGPMLPMGHPLQAGPSHMPHPHTLPTQSFPMGQSQVPSSALTGQATTLSQQQRPHTPPSQSQSSSQSCSQPPREQPLLPAPLPMPHIKPPPTTPIPQMPNPQSHKHPSHPPFPQMPSNLPPPPALKPLSSLSTHHPPSAHPPPLQLMSQNQQLQPPPVQPPVLTQSQNLPATGSQVPPPAPPLPSSSSASHSAPSQPPFPPHSFMPGSSPVLSPLAVSSSVSSSVATLQQPPSSISMPLPASVTAPCPGPSTVPPIQIKEEPLDEAEEPESPPPPQRSPSPPPTIVNTPSHASQSARFYKHLDRGYNTCARTDFYFTPLASSKLAKKREEVLEKAKREAEQKAREEKEKEREREKEREREREREKEAERAAKASSSSHEGRMGEPPMAGSAHMRTSFDPPPTTIATVPPYIGPDTPALRQLSEYARPHVMSPTNRNHPFFVSLNPTDPLLAYHMPGLYNADPSMRERELREREMREREIREREMRMERMKPGFEVKPPELDGLHPSANPMEHFARHGPIGLPHMAGPHPFASFHPGLNPLERERLALAGPQLRPEMSYPDRLAERLHVERMVANDPIARLQMFNVTPHHHQHSHIHSHLHLHQQDPLHQGGGECLVCPPGSGAHPLVDPLAGGPHLARFPYPPGAIPNPLLGQPPHEHEMLRHPVFGSPYPRDLPGGLPPPMSAAHQLQAMHAQSAELQRLAMEQQWLHGHHHMHGGPLPGQEDYYSRLKKESDKQL
- the LOC127945058 gene encoding arginine-glutamic acid dipeptide repeats protein isoform X2 → MTADKEKDKERERDRDRDREKRDKNRESESSRPRRSCTLEGGAKNYAESEHSEDDGNETPGATTAEDASKKGKKKLPKKKSRYERTENGEITSFITEDDIVYRAGDCVYIESRRPNTPYFICSIQDFKLSKRDHLLMNVKWYYRQSEVPDSVYQHLVQDRNNENDSGRELVITDPVVKSRELFISDYVDTYHAAALRGKCNISHFSDIFAAREFKARIDSFFYILGYNPETRRLNSTQGEIRVGPSHQAKLPELQPFPSPGGQTVTENEELVWMPGVNDCDLLMYLRAARSMAAFAGMCDGGSTEDGCIAASRDDTTLNALNTLHESSYDAGKALQRLVKKPVPKLIEKCWSEDEVKRFIKGLRQYGKNFFRIRKELLPNKETGELITFYYYWKKTPEAASCRAHRRHRRQPVFRRIKTRTASTPVNTPSRPPSSEFLDLSSASEDDFDSEDSEQELKGYACRHCFTTTSKDWHHGGRDNILLCTDCRIHFKKYGELPPIEKPVDPPPFMFKPVKEEDDGLSGKHSMKTRRNRGSMSTLRSGRKKQTASPDGRASPTNEDLRSSGRTSPSAASTSSTDSKIDSMKKPSKKPKEEAPSPMKSAKRQREKGASDTEESERASTKKSKTQERPDSPSECEGEGEGEGESSDGRSVNDDGSSDPKDIDQDNRSSSPSIPSPRDNESDSDSSAQQHILQGQHPPVIQCQTGALPSAPPPAAVATSTPPTSVAPLLSSQPSTSIPPTSLPPQQIPPAGPLSLIQSGVQRLPSPHSPLQGLPQPPPASQTGPQSLQPPLHGPMLPMGHPLQAGPSHMPHPHTLPTQSFPMGQSQVPSSALTGQATTLSQQQRPHTPPSQSQSSSQSCSQPPREQPLLPAPLPMPHIKPPPTTPIPQMPNPQSHKHPSHPPFPQMPSNLPPPPALKPLSSLSTHHPPSAHPPPLQLMSQNQQLQPPPVQPPVLTQSQNLPATGSQVPPPAPPLPSSSSASHSAPSQPPFPPHSFMPGSSPVLSPLAVSSSVSSSVATLQQPPSSISMPLPASVTAPCPGPSTVPPIQIKEEPLDEAEEPESPPPPQRSPSPPPTIVNTPSHASQSARFYKHLDRGYNTCARTDFYFTPLASSKLAKKREEVLEKAKREAEQKAREEKEKEREREKEREREREREKEAERAAKASSSSHEGRMGEPPMAGSAHMRTSFDPPPTTIATVPPYIGPDTPALRQLSEYARPHVMSPTNRNHPFFVSLNPTDPLLAYHMPGLYNADPSMRERELREREMREREIREREMRMERMKPGFEVKPPELDGLHPSANPMEHFARHGPIGLPHMAGPHPFASFHPGLNPLERERLALAGPQLRPEMSYPDRLAERLHVERMVANDPIARLQMFNVTPHHHQHSHIHSHLHLHQQDPLHQGSGAHPLVDPLAGGPHLARFPYPPGAIPNPLLGQPPHEHEMLRHPVFGSPYPRDLPGGLPPPMSAAHQLQAMHAQSAELQRLAMEQQWLHGHHHMHGGPLPGQEDYYSRLKKESDKQL